The proteins below come from a single Verrucomicrobiia bacterium genomic window:
- a CDS encoding phosphatidate cytidylyltransferase, with product MTPQAALHNEVFRAYFLIVLGVLAVAGAAIAFLKWGLKKDVAGVWTTYRSWLVMAPLLFGTVFGGRVAVIVFFCVIAALGFKEFARATGLYRDWWATGAVYMGIAAVGVACLMKQPQGEEAGDGWYGLFVALPVYAVALIFLIPILRNRVQGQLQAVSLAIVGFVYFGWMFGHLAFLANAEHAYGYLLYVLFATELNDVAAFTCGRLFGRRPLRNNISPKKTWEGALGALLVSMTLPWLLSFSIPHFNATQLILAGLIVGVGGQIGDLAISVIKRDIGIKDMGSNIPGHGGILDRIDSLIYVAPLFFHMAGYFYPLR from the coding sequence ATGACTCCGCAAGCGGCGCTTCACAACGAGGTTTTCCGCGCCTACTTCCTCATCGTGCTCGGAGTTCTCGCTGTTGCGGGTGCGGCCATAGCGTTTTTAAAATGGGGTCTCAAGAAGGACGTCGCCGGCGTATGGACGACGTATCGAAGCTGGTTGGTGATGGCCCCCTTGCTTTTCGGCACGGTATTCGGGGGCAGAGTTGCAGTGATCGTGTTCTTTTGCGTGATCGCGGCGCTGGGCTTCAAGGAATTCGCACGCGCGACGGGGTTGTATCGAGACTGGTGGGCCACTGGCGCAGTTTACATGGGCATTGCCGCGGTCGGCGTCGCCTGCCTGATGAAGCAGCCGCAGGGTGAAGAAGCCGGTGATGGTTGGTATGGCTTGTTCGTTGCGTTGCCGGTTTATGCGGTAGCCCTCATTTTCCTGATTCCCATTCTGCGCAATCGCGTGCAGGGCCAGCTTCAAGCCGTGTCGCTTGCGATTGTTGGGTTCGTTTACTTCGGTTGGATGTTCGGACATCTCGCGTTCCTGGCAAATGCGGAACACGCGTATGGATACCTGCTGTATGTGTTGTTCGCCACGGAACTCAACGATGTTGCGGCGTTCACGTGCGGACGTCTGTTTGGACGGAGGCCATTGCGAAACAACATCAGTCCAAAGAAGACCTGGGAGGGTGCGCTCGGTGCGTTGCTGGTTTCAATGACGTTGCCATGGCTTCTCAGTTTCTCGATTCCCCACTTCAACGCCACACAGCTGATTCTCGCCGGCCTCATCGTGGGCGTCGGCGGGCAGATTGGCGACCTCGCCATCAGCGTCATCAAACGCGACATCGGGATCAAGGACATGGGTTCCAATATTCCGGGTCATGGCGGAATCCTGGACCGAATTGACAGCCTGATTTATGTCGCGCCGTTGTTCTTTCACATGGCGGGGTACTTTTACCCGCTTCGGTGA
- a CDS encoding lysophospholipid acyltransferase family protein: MIANKTMQPWDYEPASDLDKTLAERLRCFPREPDLSIYAVRSLAALLIRGWLRTYHRFRVEGTDHLPQSGSFILVSNHSSHLDTLCLLAALPLRVLHRAFPAAAQDYFFVNVPRLALAAIVVNALPFGRQTHIRQSLELCRQLLSNPGNVLILFPEGTRSISGKLGDFRPGVGLLVAGTRTPVVPCHLDGAREAWPKGSIVPRTGKIRLRIGTPMTFETESPDRMGAEVVCGRLQQAVIDLSL, from the coding sequence GTGATCGCGAACAAAACCATGCAACCGTGGGATTACGAACCTGCATCTGACCTCGACAAGACACTGGCAGAACGCCTGCGCTGCTTTCCGCGGGAACCAGACCTGAGCATTTACGCGGTCCGCTCGCTGGCGGCGCTGCTGATTCGCGGGTGGTTGCGAACTTATCATCGTTTCAGGGTGGAGGGAACGGATCACCTTCCGCAGTCGGGGTCGTTCATTCTCGTATCGAATCACAGCAGCCACCTCGACACGCTCTGCCTGCTGGCAGCATTGCCGCTGCGTGTTCTGCACAGGGCATTCCCCGCAGCGGCGCAGGATTACTTCTTCGTGAACGTCCCCCGCCTCGCGCTGGCGGCCATCGTGGTGAACGCGCTGCCGTTTGGACGGCAGACGCATATTCGTCAAAGTCTCGAACTGTGTCGGCAGCTCCTCTCCAACCCAGGCAATGTCCTCATCCTGTTCCCCGAAGGCACCCGATCGATTTCGGGCAAACTCGGTGACTTCAGGCCTGGCGTGGGACTCCTGGTGGCGGGCACCCGCACACCCGTGGTTCCGTGCCACCTGGACGGGGCGCGCGAAGCCTGGCCAAAGGGTTCGATCGTTCCGCGAACCGGGAAAATTCGCCTGCGCATCGGAACGCCGATGACCTTCGAAACGGAGTCGCCTGATCGCATGGGTGCGGAAGTGGTATGCGGTCGGTTGCAACAAGCCGTCATTGACCTTTCGTTGTGA
- a CDS encoding bifunctional alpha/beta hydrolase/class I SAM-dependent methyltransferase: protein MKTTEHTFKSFDGTELFYRRWKPKRASGKTLIIFHRGHEHSNRWDETVKTLQLEDVTVFAWDARGHGRSPGERGSAESLAVIIRDAEAFARHLVETHAVKLEETVVLAHSVGAVIAAAWVHDFAPPLRGLILATPAFRVKLYLPMAVPLLRLKQKLCGHGYVKSYVKARMLTHDAGQAATYEADPAIFRQIAVNILLDLHDTSTRLLADAGAIHVPTLMLTAGADWVVRNSAPRLFFERLSSPSKRLENLPGFYHAIFHETGREVVAEKVRRFVEESFERPQPRDSLLRADEGGFTRSEYNRLCNPGNPVFGITRSAMKSVGRVSRGIGLGWQAGFDSGRTLDYVYENKARGCTSIGRMIDRAYLNSIGWRGIRQRKLNLQKTLHETILKANAAGRPIRILDIASGPGRYVLETVRDLPEMRASVVLRDYKTENIDAARRLAAEFGLEGVTAVEGDAFDRKSLAQMDPKSTIGIVSGLFELFPANAPVLEALRGLADAIEPGGHLIYTNQPWHPQLEFIARVLCNREGKPWIMRRRTQAEMDQLVAAAGFRKVGQEIDRWGIFSVSVAERL from the coding sequence GTGAAAACCACTGAGCACACGTTCAAATCATTCGACGGAACCGAATTGTTTTACCGGCGTTGGAAACCAAAACGCGCAAGCGGAAAGACGTTGATCATTTTCCATCGCGGCCATGAGCATTCAAACCGATGGGACGAAACAGTCAAAACGCTGCAGCTGGAGGATGTAACAGTGTTTGCGTGGGATGCGCGCGGCCATGGTCGATCGCCTGGGGAACGCGGGTCGGCGGAGAGTCTTGCCGTCATTATCCGGGATGCAGAGGCGTTTGCCCGGCATCTCGTTGAGACGCATGCCGTGAAACTTGAGGAAACCGTCGTGCTGGCGCATAGCGTGGGTGCGGTCATCGCGGCGGCGTGGGTGCACGATTTCGCCCCGCCATTGCGCGGCCTGATTCTCGCCACGCCGGCCTTCCGGGTGAAACTGTATCTTCCAATGGCCGTGCCGCTCCTGCGCTTGAAACAAAAACTTTGCGGTCATGGCTACGTGAAAAGCTATGTGAAAGCCAGGATGCTCACGCACGACGCGGGGCAAGCTGCAACATATGAGGCTGATCCAGCCATTTTTCGCCAGATCGCGGTGAATATTCTTTTGGACCTGCACGATACCTCGACGCGTCTGCTTGCGGACGCTGGTGCCATCCACGTGCCGACGTTGATGCTGACGGCAGGAGCCGACTGGGTTGTCAGAAATTCAGCACCGCGCCTGTTCTTCGAACGACTGTCATCCCCTTCGAAGCGGCTGGAAAACCTGCCCGGTTTCTATCATGCAATCTTTCACGAAACGGGACGGGAGGTGGTCGCAGAGAAAGTGCGCCGGTTTGTGGAGGAGTCTTTTGAACGACCGCAGCCACGCGATTCGTTGCTGCGTGCCGATGAAGGCGGGTTTACACGATCGGAGTACAACCGGCTGTGTAATCCGGGAAACCCAGTTTTCGGAATTACTCGCAGCGCCATGAAATCGGTGGGACGGGTCAGTCGCGGAATCGGTTTGGGATGGCAGGCGGGATTCGATTCCGGGCGCACCCTTGATTATGTCTACGAGAACAAGGCACGTGGATGCACATCCATCGGGAGGATGATCGACCGTGCGTACCTCAACAGCATCGGGTGGCGGGGCATTCGGCAGCGCAAATTGAATCTTCAGAAAACACTGCATGAAACGATCCTAAAGGCCAACGCAGCGGGAAGACCCATTCGCATTCTGGATATTGCTTCAGGTCCGGGGCGATACGTTTTGGAGACAGTTCGAGACCTGCCGGAGATGCGTGCAAGTGTTGTGTTGCGGGATTACAAAACCGAGAACATCGACGCGGCCCGGAGACTGGCGGCAGAGTTCGGACTTGAGGGCGTCACGGCAGTGGAAGGGGATGCTTTCGATAGGAAGTCCCTTGCACAGATGGATCCGAAATCCACAATTGGAATTGTATCGGGATTGTTTGAACTCTTTCCGGCAAATGCGCCCGTGCTGGAGGCGCTGCGCGGATTGGCAGATGCGATTGAGCCGGGCGGGCACCTGATCTACACCAATCAGCCCTGGCATCCGCAGCTGGAATTTATTGCCCGCGTATTGTGCAATCGTGAGGGCAAACCCTGGATCATGCGGCGGCGCACGCAGGCTGAGATGGATCAACTCGTGGCAGCCGCGGGATTTCGAAAGGTGGGGCAGGAAATTGATCGGTGGGGAATTTTTTCAGTCTCCGTGGCGGAACGTCTTTGA